One genomic window of Campylobacter fetus subsp. fetus includes the following:
- a CDS encoding fumarylacetoacetate hydrolase family protein, with amino-acid sequence MKLLTHNLNGKDILAVLGADGSVIDISKANIYKKDMNELILTLNNDEKTRLESLSHEIGGIKYENTVKRSPIIFPLQDIICLGINFMEHAVESYKFKKIEFDGKREYPVYFSKRANEIVGDGGFIESHNDITSTLDYEVELAAIVGKDAKNISPDEVNKYIFGYTILNDISSRDIQNRYKQWYYGKSLDGATLMGPWIVTDLDVANLKIESRINGELRQSSNTNKMIFDINYVLSDLSKGMTIKAGSIISLGTPSGVGMGFTPPKYLKTQDVVECYIEGIGTLTNIVK; translated from the coding sequence ATGAAGCTTTTAACACATAATTTAAACGGTAAAGATATCTTAGCAGTATTAGGTGCCGATGGCAGCGTAATAGATATATCTAAAGCAAATATATATAAAAAAGATATGAATGAACTCATTCTTACTTTAAATAATGATGAAAAAACAAGATTAGAGAGTTTAAGTCATGAAATAGGCGGTATAAAATATGAAAATACGGTAAAAAGATCTCCTATAATTTTTCCTTTGCAAGATATAATCTGTCTTGGTATAAATTTTATGGAGCATGCTGTCGAGTCTTATAAATTTAAAAAAATTGAGTTTGATGGAAAAAGAGAGTATCCGGTTTATTTTTCAAAAAGAGCAAACGAGATAGTAGGAGACGGCGGTTTTATAGAGTCCCATAACGATATAACCAGTACTCTTGATTATGAAGTTGAATTAGCAGCCATAGTCGGCAAAGACGCTAAAAACATAAGTCCGGATGAAGTAAATAAATATATATTTGGTTATACTATTTTAAACGATATCAGTTCAAGAGATATACAAAATAGATATAAGCAATGGTACTATGGCAAAAGTCTTGATGGGGCAACTCTTATGGGTCCTTGGATAGTGACTGATTTAGATGTTGCAAATTTGAAAATAGAATCTCGTATAAATGGAGAACTTCGTCAAAGTTCAAATACTAATAAAATGATATTTGATATAAATTATGTTTTAAGCGATCTTAGTAAAGGAATGACGATAAAAGCCGGCAGCATAATATCTTTAGGCACTCCGAGCGGTGTAGGTATGGGATTTACTCCGCCAAAATACTTAAAGACTCAAGATGTGGTTGAATGTTATATAGAAGGTATCGGAACTTTAACTAATATTGTAAAATAG
- a CDS encoding O-acetylhomoserine aminocarboxypropyltransferase/cysteine synthase family protein has translation MQKETLATHFGYNSKDGHGTMAVPIYQSTAYDFGSCETAANRFALKELGQIYSRLTNPTLDVFEARIAALEGAKAAISTSSGQAAIFYSIANLAEAGDNIIVAQKIYGGATTLLTHTIKRFGIKAKIFDSDNADDLEALIDDKTKAIFFETLSNPQIAISNVDKIVQIANRHNVITIADNTVATPILFNPLKKGVDVVVHSASKYISGQGLSVAGAIASRDGLNDKLVSNPRYAHFNTPDESYHGLVYSDLKGMFDLFTLRIRLSLLRDIGATLSAFNAFQLIQGLETLSIRIKEHSKNALKVAEFLEKHPKVKSVNYPGLASSKLNSYVKANFTDGLASGLLSFDVGDGKTAAKILNNVKIFSVVVNIGDSKSIITHPASTTHQQLSKKELEDAGVSEGLIRLSIGLENADDLINDLKEAMQ, from the coding sequence ATGCAAAAAGAAACCCTAGCAACACACTTTGGCTATAACTCAAAAGATGGACACGGTACAATGGCTGTGCCGATTTACCAGAGTACGGCATATGATTTTGGTAGTTGTGAAACTGCGGCAAATAGATTTGCTTTAAAAGAGCTTGGCCAAATTTACTCTCGTTTAACAAACCCTACACTAGACGTATTTGAAGCTAGAATAGCAGCTCTAGAAGGCGCAAAAGCAGCTATAAGCACTTCTAGCGGTCAAGCAGCGATATTTTACTCTATAGCTAACCTCGCAGAAGCTGGGGATAATATCATAGTGGCACAAAAAATTTACGGAGGAGCTACAACTCTTTTAACTCATACTATAAAAAGATTTGGTATAAAAGCAAAGATATTTGATTCAGATAATGCCGATGACTTAGAAGCACTTATAGATGATAAAACAAAAGCTATATTTTTTGAAACTCTTTCAAATCCTCAAATCGCTATTTCAAATGTAGATAAAATAGTACAAATAGCAAATCGCCACAATGTGATAACGATAGCCGATAATACGGTTGCGACACCTATTTTATTCAATCCGTTAAAAAAAGGCGTTGACGTAGTAGTCCATAGTGCTAGCAAATACATAAGTGGTCAAGGTTTAAGCGTAGCCGGGGCAATAGCAAGCAGAGACGGATTAAACGATAAGTTAGTAAGCAATCCGAGATATGCTCATTTCAACACTCCAGATGAGAGTTATCATGGACTTGTTTATTCGGATTTAAAAGGAATGTTTGATCTATTTACGTTAAGAATAAGATTAAGTCTATTAAGAGATATAGGAGCTACTCTTTCGGCATTTAACGCATTTCAACTTATACAGGGTTTAGAAACTCTTAGCATAAGGATAAAAGAGCATTCAAAAAATGCGCTTAAAGTAGCTGAGTTTTTAGAAAAGCATCCAAAAGTAAAAAGCGTAAATTATCCAGGTCTTGCTAGCTCGAAGTTAAACTCATACGTAAAAGCAAATTTCACAGACGGTCTTGCTAGTGGATTGCTTAGTTTTGATGTAGGAGACGGCAAAACTGCTGCAAAAATACTAAATAACGTAAAAATATTTAGCGTAGTTGTAAATATAGGCGATAGCAAATCAATAATAACACATCCTGCTAGCACTACTCATCAGCAGCTAAGCAAAAAAGAGCTTGAAGATGCTGGAGTAAGCGAGGGACTTATCAGACTTAGCATAGGTCTTGAAAATGCCGATGATCTGATCAATGATTTAAAAGAGGCGATGCAATGA
- the fliL gene encoding flagellar basal body-associated protein FliL, which yields MADEAKTTEGGSKKSPVVLIAIVGVLVFLLIIGALVAFMLVGSSSEQKMEANQAPNSTQQQAAPSPKQRSNDFFNVGPMYPMDQFLVNLLSESGSRFLKTTLNLELSEQTLSPEIDKKKPLIRDIIIRTLSSKTYEDVSTSKGKERLKDELVTKINEILRDGYIKNVYFTDFIVQ from the coding sequence ATGGCAGATGAAGCTAAAACAACAGAGGGCGGAAGTAAAAAAAGTCCGGTAGTTCTTATAGCTATCGTTGGAGTTCTTGTATTTTTACTTATTATCGGTGCTTTAGTAGCATTTATGTTAGTAGGAAGCAGTTCTGAGCAAAAAATGGAAGCAAATCAAGCTCCAAACAGCACCCAACAGCAAGCAGCTCCGAGTCCAAAGCAGCGTTCAAATGACTTTTTTAATGTTGGTCCAATGTATCCTATGGATCAGTTTTTAGTAAATTTACTTAGCGAAAGCGGTTCTAGGTTTCTAAAAACTACTTTAAATTTAGAGCTTAGCGAACAGACTTTAAGTCCTGAAATAGATAAGAAAAAACCTCTTATTAGAGATATTATCATAAGAACTTTATCTTCAAAAACTTATGAAGATGTTAGCACTTCAAAAGGTAAAGAGCGTTTGAAAGATGAGTTGGTAACTAAGATAAATGAGATACTAAGAGACGGATATATAAAAAATGTATATTTTACTGATTTTATCGTACAATGA
- a CDS encoding NAD-dependent succinate-semialdehyde dehydrogenase: MEQVKYLLNHENISLTAIDDSIKVTNPATKEILAYVKKTDEASIADIIQNANLAFKSWSSALASFRSDILMKWYELVMQNRANLARLMTLEQGKSFNEASGEIAYAASFIKWFAAQALRNDGDILTSVKKDEKLLVIKQPIGVCAAITPWNFPSAMITRKAAPALGAGCSMIVKPASQTPLSAYALASLAYTAGIPKDLFVIVSGDADMMSTAFANSKIIRKISFTGSTEVGIKIYEKSAKTIKKLSLELGGNAPFIVFNDANLDKAVDGVMASKFRNSGQTCVCANRIYAQSGIYDEFCAKLNIAIKSLKLGNGLENGVNQGPLIDENALKKVEEHINDALKKGAKCLSGGKRSSLGGTFFEPTLLSGATKDMLVAREETFGPLCPVFKFQSDEEAIEAANDTDFGLASYIFTNDPKRQWNMSESLEYGMVGVNTGLISNEVAPFGGVKFSGLGREGSRYGMDEYTEQKYICLNL, translated from the coding sequence ATGGAGCAAGTCAAGTATCTTTTAAATCATGAAAATATTAGTTTGACGGCTATTGATGATAGTATAAAAGTTACAAATCCAGCTACTAAAGAAATCCTAGCTTATGTCAAAAAGACTGATGAAGCAAGCATAGCAGATATCATCCAAAACGCAAATTTAGCTTTTAAAAGCTGGTCTTCTGCTTTAGCTAGTTTTCGCAGCGATATACTGATGAAATGGTATGAACTAGTCATGCAAAATAGGGCAAATTTAGCCAGACTTATGACTTTAGAGCAAGGAAAAAGTTTTAACGAAGCCAGCGGTGAGATAGCATACGCGGCTAGTTTTATAAAATGGTTCGCCGCGCAGGCTTTAAGAAATGACGGCGATATCTTAACGAGTGTTAAAAAAGATGAAAAACTTCTCGTGATAAAACAGCCCATAGGCGTTTGCGCTGCGATAACTCCTTGGAATTTTCCTTCTGCTATGATAACTAGAAAAGCAGCTCCGGCACTTGGAGCAGGGTGCTCTATGATAGTAAAACCGGCTAGTCAAACACCGCTTAGTGCTTACGCTTTGGCAAGTTTGGCTTACACTGCAGGTATCCCAAAAGATCTATTTGTTATCGTTAGCGGGGACGCTGATATGATGAGCACGGCATTTGCAAACTCAAAAATCATAAGAAAGATAAGCTTCACTGGCTCAACCGAAGTAGGTATAAAAATTTATGAAAAAAGCGCGAAAACTATCAAAAAACTTAGCCTTGAGCTAGGCGGAAATGCTCCGTTTATTGTATTTAATGATGCAAATTTGGATAAAGCAGTAGATGGAGTAATGGCTAGTAAATTTAGAAATAGCGGCCAGACTTGCGTTTGCGCAAATAGAATATATGCTCAAAGCGGTATTTACGACGAGTTTTGTGCTAAATTAAATATCGCTATAAAAAGCTTAAAACTAGGAAACGGGCTAGAAAATGGAGTAAATCAAGGACCGCTTATCGATGAAAATGCTCTTAAAAAAGTGGAAGAGCATATAAACGACGCTTTAAAAAAAGGAGCTAAATGCTTAAGCGGCGGTAAAAGAAGCTCGCTTGGAGGAACTTTTTTTGAACCGACTTTGCTAAGCGGCGCGACTAAAGATATGCTAGTAGCGCGTGAAGAGACATTTGGACCGCTTTGTCCGGTTTTTAAATTTCAGAGCGACGAAGAGGCGATAGAAGCGGCAAACGATACTGACTTTGGGCTTGCTAGCTATATTTTTACGAATGATCCAAAAAGGCAATGGAATATGTCTGAAAGCCTAGAGTACGGAATGGTTGGCGTAAATACCGGACTCATCAGCAACGAAGTGGCTCCTTTTGGCGGTGTGAAGTTTAGCGGGCTTGGGCGTGAGGGAAGCAGATATGGTATGGACGAATATACGGAGCAAAAATACATCTGTTTAAATTTATAG
- the cysK gene encoding cysteine synthase A, with protein MKIANNVTELIGNTPLVRINKFGNDATILAKCEFLNPSHSVKDRIALNMIRVGMSEGKINKNSVIIEPTSGNTGVGLAMVCAQLGLKMILTMPSSMSLERQKLLKAFGANLVLTDPKYGMQGAVNEAIKIANETENSFIPSQFDNPANPAMHKNTTAIEILNDTNGKVDILVAGFGTGGTVSGIAEVLRAKNPNVKIIAVEPEKSPLLSKGEAGPHAIQGIGANFIPKNLNRDVIDEFFTVSNEDAIATAKALAQNEGLLVGVSSGANVYAAKEVAKRAENHGKTIVTILCDTGERYLSTTLYD; from the coding sequence ATGAAAATTGCAAACAATGTAACTGAGCTTATTGGCAATACTCCGTTAGTTAGAATAAATAAATTTGGAAATGATGCAACTATTTTAGCAAAATGTGAGTTTTTAAACCCAAGCCATTCAGTAAAAGATAGAATAGCTCTTAATATGATAAGAGTAGGTATGAGCGAAGGAAAGATAAACAAAAATAGCGTTATCATCGAACCTACTAGTGGAAATACAGGTGTTGGTCTAGCTATGGTCTGCGCTCAATTAGGACTTAAAATGATACTAACTATGCCAAGCTCAATGAGTTTAGAGCGTCAAAAACTGCTAAAAGCATTCGGTGCGAATCTTGTATTAACAGATCCTAAATACGGTATGCAAGGAGCTGTTAATGAAGCTATAAAAATAGCCAACGAAACCGAAAATAGCTTCATCCCAAGTCAATTTGACAATCCAGCAAATCCTGCTATGCACAAAAACACAACCGCAATAGAAATACTAAACGATACCAACGGCAAGGTAGATATACTTGTAGCTGGATTTGGCACAGGCGGCACGGTAAGCGGTATAGCAGAGGTATTAAGAGCAAAAAATCCTAACGTAAAGATTATAGCAGTAGAACCTGAGAAATCACCTCTTTTAAGCAAAGGAGAAGCAGGACCTCACGCCATACAAGGTATAGGTGCAAACTTTATCCCAAAAAATTTGAACAGAGACGTTATCGATGAGTTTTTTACCGTATCGAATGAAGATGCTATAGCTACGGCAAAAGCATTAGCTCAAAATGAAGGTCTTTTAGTCGGAGTTTCTAGCGGTGCAAATGTATATGCTGCAAAAGAAGTGGCAAAAAGAGCTGAAAACCACGGTAAAACGATAGTAACCATACTTTGCGATACTGGAGAGAGATATCTATCAACTACATTGTATGATTAA
- the hcp gene encoding hydroxylamine reductase: MSKQELEMFCHQCQMSAPGGCGSKGQDSGTCGKDSTLARLQDMMIFGLKGMSAYRHHANELGADTKKVDDIISKTLYFTLTNMNFNFDEHIAQLLEVGKAGVEVMDALSGAHTTKFGVPTPVKVTQNKANGKAILVSGHNLHALKALLEQTAGKGINIYTHSEMLPAHAYPELNKFSHLKGNLGKAWFDQTKLFNEFKGAILMTTNCIVPLRKNCEYADRLFGYDIAGSKGVTHINGDDFSPLIQKALSLPEISGFDSDDFIVTGHHYKAVLPMATEILEALNCGKIRRFFVIAGCDAPGNSRNYYRELALSLPKDCVILTSSCGKFRFNDVDFGYIEGTKIPRYLDLGQCNDSNGAVKIATALSEATSITINDLPITISLMWMEQKAIIILLALLYLGVKNIHIGPTLPEFINEEILNFLVDKFNIGLISGDAKADLIKYLGK, encoded by the coding sequence ATGAGCAAGCAAGAATTAGAAATGTTTTGTCATCAGTGTCAAATGAGCGCCCCCGGAGGTTGTGGAAGTAAGGGTCAAGATAGCGGAACTTGCGGTAAAGATAGCACGTTAGCTAGACTTCAAGATATGATGATATTTGGTTTAAAAGGTATGAGTGCGTATCGCCACCATGCAAACGAGCTTGGTGCAGATACGAAAAAAGTAGATGATATCATATCTAAAACGCTGTATTTTACGCTTACGAATATGAACTTCAACTTTGATGAACATATAGCTCAGCTTTTAGAAGTAGGAAAAGCCGGAGTAGAAGTCATGGACGCTTTAAGCGGCGCTCATACTACTAAATTCGGTGTGCCGACTCCGGTAAAAGTTACGCAAAATAAAGCAAACGGCAAAGCTATCTTAGTAAGCGGACACAATCTTCATGCTTTAAAAGCTCTGCTTGAACAAACTGCTGGTAAAGGCATAAATATCTATACTCACTCAGAAATGCTTCCTGCTCACGCTTATCCTGAGCTAAATAAATTTAGCCATTTAAAAGGAAATTTAGGTAAAGCGTGGTTTGATCAAACTAAACTTTTTAACGAGTTTAAAGGCGCTATTTTGATGACTACTAATTGTATCGTGCCGCTTCGCAAAAACTGTGAGTATGCAGATAGATTATTCGGTTATGATATAGCTGGAAGCAAGGGCGTAACGCACATAAACGGCGATGACTTTAGTCCGCTTATACAAAAAGCTTTAAGTCTGCCTGAGATAAGCGGATTTGATAGTGATGATTTCATAGTAACAGGACATCACTATAAAGCGGTTTTACCTATGGCGACAGAGATTTTAGAAGCACTTAATTGCGGTAAAATAAGAAGATTTTTCGTGATCGCAGGGTGTGACGCGCCAGGAAATAGTAGAAATTATTATAGAGAGTTGGCTTTATCTTTACCAAAAGATTGCGTGATCTTGACTTCGAGCTGCGGTAAATTTAGATTTAACGACGTTGATTTTGGATATATAGAAGGTACGAAAATACCGCGCTACTTAGACCTTGGTCAGTGCAACGACAGTAACGGAGCGGTTAAAATCGCTACTGCACTAAGCGAGGCAACTAGTATAACTATAAATGATTTACCGATAACTATCTCACTTATGTGGATGGAGCAAAAAGCGATCATTATACTTCTTGCGCTTTTATATCTTGGAGTAAAAAATATCCATATCGGACCGACTTTGCCGGAGTTTATAAACGAAGAGATATTAAATTTCTTGGTGGATAAATTTAATATAGGTTTGATAAGTGGTGACGCTAAAGCCGATCTGATAAAATATCTTGGCAAGTAA
- a CDS encoding trimeric intracellular cation channel family protein codes for MEAFLLAEYIGIASAALSGFLFGIKRGCDWLGVFLAAFLTALGGGLMRDVIVGRPAYSFTHHMPVLIVIGVMFIAIFLKFHRENRNDLEKKFIFIMTDAVDVISFSIVGAIVSLEYGLNVFGVVMVAFCNGVGGGILRDVLLNEVPWFLKTGLYGTISMSIGLIYYFMSLYGLTNIYWIMALFALGVIFRLCAYYRKWNLPQIYYKE; via the coding sequence ATGGAAGCTTTTTTATTAGCAGAGTATATAGGTATAGCCTCTGCTGCTTTGAGCGGATTTTTGTTTGGTATAAAAAGAGGCTGTGACTGGCTTGGCGTATTTCTCGCAGCGTTTTTAACGGCTCTAGGCGGCGGACTTATGAGAGATGTTATAGTTGGACGTCCGGCTTATTCATTTACGCACCATATGCCGGTTTTAATTGTGATAGGAGTGATGTTTATAGCTATATTTCTTAAATTTCACCGCGAAAATAGAAACGATCTTGAGAAAAAATTTATATTTATAATGACCGACGCCGTTGATGTGATAAGCTTTTCTATAGTTGGAGCTATAGTTTCGCTCGAGTATGGACTAAACGTATTTGGCGTTGTTATGGTGGCTTTTTGCAACGGTGTTGGCGGTGGTATTTTAAGAGACGTACTTTTAAATGAAGTTCCTTGGTTTTTAAAAACCGGGCTTTATGGAACTATTAGCATGAGCATAGGCTTGATCTATTATTTTATGAGTTTATACGGTCTTACTAATATATATTGGATAATGGCTCTGTTCGCCTTAGGTGTTATTTTTAGACTCTGTGCTTACTACAGAAAATGGAATTTGCCGCAAATTTATTATAAGGAGTAG
- the acpS gene encoding holo-ACP synthase, with the protein MIGIDIVKIDRVTSAKSKFKSKFIYKFLLSSEVALVKNDASLAGIWAAKEAASKALGCGIGAELSFLDIEIYKDKKGAPKLKFNENIVKKFNIKNTSLSITHDGGFAIAAVIVEN; encoded by the coding sequence ATGATAGGTATAGATATAGTCAAAATAGACAGAGTAACATCTGCTAAATCTAAATTTAAAAGTAAATTTATATATAAGTTTTTGCTATCTAGTGAAGTTGCTTTAGTCAAAAACGATGCAAGCTTAGCAGGTATTTGGGCAGCTAAAGAGGCTGCTAGCAAAGCTTTGGGTTGCGGAATTGGTGCTGAACTTAGCTTTTTAGATATTGAAATTTATAAAGATAAAAAAGGCGCACCGAAGCTAAAGTTTAACGAAAATATAGTAAAAAAGTTTAATATAAAAAATACAAGTTTAAGTATCACGCACGATGGCGGATTTGCCATCGCAGCCGTGATAGTAGAAAATTAA
- a CDS encoding RrF2 family transcriptional regulator produces MSLLSTKGVYGLMSMFEISKGDQKNPVSLKDISQNIGVPKNYLEQVLNTLRNAGFVSSIKGLKGGYFLNKTLDEITFYDIFYALENDFGLTSLNVEHSSYNLFFKEYNEKLTELFSKPLSSFKEYQSQAKKYLNYVI; encoded by the coding sequence ATGAGCTTACTAAGTACTAAAGGCGTGTATGGGCTAATGTCAATGTTTGAAATATCAAAAGGAGACCAAAAAAATCCGGTCTCTCTTAAAGACATATCTCAAAATATAGGTGTACCAAAAAACTATTTAGAACAAGTTTTAAACACCCTAAGAAATGCCGGTTTTGTAAGTAGTATAAAAGGGCTTAAGGGTGGTTACTTTTTAAATAAAACTTTAGATGAGATAACTTTTTACGATATTTTTTATGCTTTAGAAAATGATTTTGGGCTAACTTCTTTAAATGTAGAACATAGTTCATATAATCTATTTTTTAAAGAGTATAATGAAAAACTCACAGAACTTTTTTCAAAACCGCTAAGCAGCTTTAAAGAGTATCAAAGTCAAGCTAAAAAATATTTGAACTATGTGATTTAA
- the mltG gene encoding endolytic transglycosylase MltG, with protein sequence MRIPFIKVKIKAIIMVIENIKKKRAFLIICEIALILFLSLFATLARPIDTSKVVYLPNGSVGEIISYLDKRNFNVNKFDKYILVFMGFPQSGWIEIGQNRLSKFDFLYKLTTAKAAMVDITLIPGETTLYFLKDIANELNLDYNRLTHEYNKQSPIKEGYLVPDTYKIPVGISEKHLIYYLINSSKRYHEHISNKIFGEWDEKKWFNFLIIASVIQKEAADAEEMPIVSSVIYNRLKKGMKLQMDGTLNYGLYSHEKVTAERIRKDNTRYNTYIHSGLPLTAVCNVSLDAIKAAIFPRKTDFLYFVRNPKTGKHTFSKSYENHVNEIKKAK encoded by the coding sequence ATGCGAATACCATTTATTAAAGTTAAAATTAAGGCAATTATAATGGTTATTGAAAATATTAAAAAAAAACGAGCTTTTTTAATAATTTGTGAAATAGCGCTCATACTTTTCCTAAGTCTGTTTGCAACGCTCGCTAGACCTATTGATACTAGTAAGGTTGTGTATCTTCCTAATGGAAGCGTTGGCGAAATTATATCGTATTTAGATAAGCGCAATTTTAATGTTAATAAATTTGATAAATATATTTTAGTTTTTATGGGATTTCCGCAGTCTGGCTGGATAGAAATAGGTCAAAATAGACTTAGCAAATTTGATTTTTTGTATAAATTAACAACCGCAAAAGCCGCTATGGTAGATATAACCCTGATTCCCGGTGAGACAACTTTGTATTTTTTAAAAGATATCGCAAATGAATTAAATTTAGATTACAATCGTTTAACTCATGAGTATAATAAACAATCCCCCATCAAAGAGGGTTACCTTGTTCCAGATACTTATAAAATTCCAGTAGGTATAAGCGAAAAACATCTAATTTATTATTTGATAAATTCATCAAAACGTTATCATGAGCATATAAGCAATAAAATATTTGGCGAGTGGGATGAAAAAAAATGGTTTAATTTTCTTATTATAGCTTCTGTAATACAAAAAGAGGCTGCCGATGCAGAAGAGATGCCTATCGTCTCTTCAGTCATTTATAACAGACTCAAAAAAGGTATGAAGTTGCAGATGGACGGTACGTTAAATTATGGATTATATTCGCATGAAAAAGTAACTGCGGAACGTATTAGAAAAGATAATACTAGGTATAATACGTATATTCATAGCGGATTGCCGCTAACTGCTGTTTGTAACGTATCTTTAGATGCTATAAAAGCGGCAATTTTTCCTAGAAAAACTGATTTTTTATATTTTGTAAGAAATCCAAAAACCGGAAAACATACGTTTTCTAAGAGCTATGAAAATCATGTAAATGAGATTAAAAAGGCAAAATAA
- a CDS encoding aspartate aminotransferase family protein produces the protein MLMGNYARVDLGFKKGKGAILWSLDGKDYVDFGSGIGVCSLGHSNKKLAKTIKNQAKTLLHTSNIYKIKPQEKLADKMCDLLGEPYYLFFANSGAEANECAIKLARKYGNSFEEKKYEIITLGNSFHGRTIATLKLTGQEKFHSKDFAPYPDAFKFFNTIDEIIENLNDKTVAVMVELVQGEGGINPLNIAEIQKLAQILKERNILFITDEVQCGVYRTGEFVTSQIYGVTPDIITFAKGLGGGVSIGACASKKDIFKAGDHGSTFGGNFLAMSAGITVLKEMKKLKKSGKLDEAIKEFKNNLDELVSNYSDVFRSRVGLGLMQGLILKNPENLASVLNKALEKRVLVLKSGKDTLRFLPPLNISKKEIKKGFKRLKNALNELNLER, from the coding sequence ATGTTGATGGGAAATTATGCTAGAGTTGATTTAGGATTTAAAAAAGGTAAGGGCGCTATTTTATGGAGTCTTGACGGAAAAGATTATGTAGATTTTGGAAGTGGTATTGGGGTATGTTCGCTTGGTCATAGTAATAAAAAATTAGCAAAAACTATAAAAAATCAAGCAAAAACACTTCTGCATACTTCAAATATATATAAAATAAAACCTCAAGAAAAGCTTGCTGATAAGATGTGCGATCTACTTGGAGAGCCGTACTATCTATTTTTTGCAAATTCCGGAGCTGAAGCAAACGAGTGTGCTATAAAATTAGCTAGAAAGTACGGAAATTCATTTGAAGAGAAGAAATACGAAATCATAACTCTTGGCAACTCATTTCACGGCAGAACAATTGCTACGCTCAAGCTTACCGGACAAGAAAAATTTCATTCAAAGGATTTCGCTCCGTATCCAGATGCTTTTAAATTTTTTAATACTATAGATGAAATTATAGAAAATCTTAATGATAAAACAGTTGCTGTTATGGTCGAGCTTGTGCAAGGCGAGGGCGGTATAAATCCTCTAAATATAGCCGAAATACAAAAATTAGCTCAAATTTTAAAAGAGCGAAATATACTATTTATCACAGATGAAGTTCAATGCGGAGTATATAGAACTGGTGAGTTTGTAACTAGTCAAATTTATGGCGTAACTCCAGATATCATAACTTTTGCAAAAGGTCTTGGAGGCGGCGTTAGTATAGGAGCGTGCGCTAGTAAAAAAGATATTTTTAAAGCCGGAGATCATGGAAGTACGTTTGGTGGAAATTTTTTAGCGATGAGCGCCGGGATCACCGTTTTAAAAGAGATGAAAAAACTTAAAAAAAGCGGAAAATTAGACGAAGCCATAAAAGAGTTCAAAAATAATTTAGATGAGCTTGTTAGCAACTATAGCGATGTTTTTAGAAGCAGAGTAGGACTAGGTCTTATGCAAGGACTTATATTAAAAAATCCTGAAAATTTAGCATCAGTGTTAAATAAAGCCTTAGAAAAAAGGGTTCTTGTGCTAAAATCCGGTAAAGATACATTGAGGTTTTTACCGCCTTTAAATATCAGTAAAAAAGAGATAAAAAAAGGTTTTAAAAGATTAAAAAATGCCTTAAACGAACTAAATTTGGAAAGATAA